A stretch of bacterium DNA encodes these proteins:
- a CDS encoding NnrS family protein has protein sequence MSLPPAPALAVEELAPSSSEPFGLWGRAFRPFFLVLGLHASIAILWWVVAWTGGAPTPAWLAPMWWHGHEMVFGLAAAAIAGFLLTASPVWTGGPALTGRPLAALLALWVAGRVVFAVATVLPAWLVALVDFAFLPAVAVAALRTIWGSGQVRNYGVVGIVVVLAGANGAVHADALGVAPGLARTALRFAVDLLVILILEIGGRITPAFTQNALRQRGRTVVVRSWLWLNRLAIASAVATAVSASILGRSSPTGILGVIAGLSALARMAGWQSWQTRSDPLLWSLHAGSLWVVVGLLLAGASDLGVSIPSTVGLHALTVGAIGGTIIAVMTRVGIGHTGRPLVLPEGVVWCYVLVHLAALTRVAAPFVSGVEHRAVLLASALAWTCAFGLFTVRYWSILTMPRPDGRPG, from the coding sequence GTGAGTCTTCCTCCCGCGCCGGCCCTCGCCGTCGAGGAGCTCGCCCCGTCCTCGTCCGAGCCCTTCGGCCTCTGGGGTCGGGCCTTTCGGCCGTTCTTCCTCGTGCTGGGGCTCCACGCATCGATCGCCATTCTCTGGTGGGTGGTCGCGTGGACCGGTGGCGCCCCGACGCCAGCGTGGCTGGCCCCGATGTGGTGGCATGGTCACGAGATGGTCTTCGGACTCGCGGCGGCGGCGATCGCCGGGTTCCTGTTGACGGCCTCACCGGTTTGGACGGGCGGTCCCGCGTTGACGGGGCGACCGCTCGCGGCGTTGCTGGCCCTCTGGGTGGCTGGGCGGGTCGTGTTCGCGGTTGCGACCGTGCTCCCTGCCTGGCTGGTCGCGCTCGTCGACTTCGCCTTCCTGCCCGCAGTGGCTGTCGCGGCCCTGCGTACGATCTGGGGCTCGGGGCAGGTTCGCAACTACGGCGTCGTCGGAATCGTCGTGGTGCTGGCAGGAGCGAACGGTGCCGTACACGCCGACGCTCTCGGGGTCGCCCCGGGGTTGGCCCGAACCGCTCTGCGATTCGCCGTCGACCTGCTCGTGATCCTGATCCTCGAGATTGGCGGACGAATCACGCCCGCCTTCACGCAGAACGCCCTTCGACAGCGCGGGCGCACGGTCGTCGTCCGGAGCTGGCTGTGGCTGAACCGGTTGGCGATCGCATCCGCGGTCGCAACCGCCGTGTCGGCTTCGATCCTGGGCCGGTCCTCGCCCACGGGAATCCTCGGCGTGATCGCCGGACTCTCGGCGCTGGCCAGGATGGCGGGCTGGCAGAGCTGGCAGACTCGTTCGGATCCGTTGCTGTGGTCCCTCCATGCGGGATCCCTATGGGTCGTCGTCGGGCTTCTTCTCGCGGGTGCATCCGACCTGGGCGTATCCATACCTTCGACGGTCGGCCTCCACGCGCTCACGGTCGGTGCGATCGGGGGCACGATCATTGCGGTGATGACCCGCGTCGGCATCGGTCATACCGGGCGACCTCTCGTTCTGCCGGAAGGCGTAGTGTGGTGCTATGTGCTCGTCCACCTGGCCGCGCTGACGCGCGTCGCCGCTCCGTTCGTCTCCGGCGTGGAGCACCGCGCGGTGCTCCTGGCGAGCGCCCTGGCCTGGACCTGCGCGTTCGGACTGTTCACGGTCCGCTATTGGTCGATCCTCACTATGCCCCGACCCGACGGGCGCCCCGGATAG
- a CDS encoding NADPH-dependent assimilatory sulfite reductase hemoprotein subunit, whose product MADDDRPGSRGAPRSYGGSLPAPLARKGAPSGVERTKGASRHLRGSLRESLADAEPGLSELDQRVAKFHGIYQQEDRDTRSVARLTGADRQPTFMVRTKIPGGQLTAEQYLALDELAEDLVYNRSLRITTRQNFQLHGLLKGDLKTAIQRVNQALISTLCGCGDVERNIVAPPAPLARGGYRALHGLAAELTEAMTPATNAYHEIWLDGECIDSSRETEPLYGVTYLPRKFKTGLALPEDNSTDVHGQDVGLIGIMASGELRGANVLVGGGSGLTHRKPETYARLATPLGFVERRHLVEAVRTIASIYRDFGDRTDRRHARLKYVVEEWGIDVFRDEFERRAAFPLQPWVDTAPLQHRDWLGPHEQGDGRWLYEIWLPNGRIIDDARHRWKTVVRTLVEALRPSVVLTPQQNILLANLTEEQVSQVERVLRAFSLPLPESLSFVRRHSLACPAMPTCGLALAESERVSEDVGLAFERVVADLGLDDTPITLRMTGCPNGCVRPYNADIGLVGRKPGHYDVFIGGTLEGTRLGALHAASVPQDALVDRVRPLLEDWAKRRQSKEALGDFYERCWRGAGRRDLLTGEKAEPGRTLASKRESPA is encoded by the coding sequence TTGGCCGACGATGATCGTCCCGGATCGCGGGGAGCGCCTCGTTCGTACGGCGGCTCCCTTCCGGCTCCACTCGCGCGGAAAGGCGCACCGTCCGGCGTCGAGCGCACGAAGGGCGCGAGTCGCCACCTCCGGGGCAGCCTTCGCGAGTCCCTCGCGGACGCCGAGCCCGGGCTCTCCGAGCTCGATCAGCGCGTCGCGAAGTTTCATGGAATCTACCAGCAGGAAGATCGCGACACGCGTTCCGTGGCGCGGCTGACCGGAGCGGACCGCCAGCCCACTTTCATGGTCCGCACGAAGATCCCCGGCGGCCAGCTGACCGCCGAGCAGTACCTGGCACTGGACGAGCTGGCGGAAGACCTCGTCTACAACCGCTCGCTTCGCATCACGACACGGCAGAACTTCCAGCTCCACGGGTTGCTGAAGGGGGATCTAAAGACGGCGATCCAGCGAGTCAACCAAGCGTTGATCTCGACCCTCTGCGGATGCGGCGACGTGGAGCGCAACATCGTGGCGCCTCCCGCCCCGCTGGCTCGCGGCGGCTATCGAGCGCTCCACGGTCTGGCCGCGGAGCTGACGGAGGCGATGACCCCCGCGACCAACGCCTATCACGAGATCTGGCTCGATGGCGAGTGCATCGACTCGAGTCGCGAGACCGAACCCCTCTACGGCGTCACGTACCTGCCTCGGAAGTTCAAGACCGGACTCGCCCTTCCGGAAGACAACTCGACGGATGTCCACGGCCAGGACGTCGGGCTGATCGGCATCATGGCGTCGGGCGAGCTGCGCGGCGCGAACGTCCTGGTCGGCGGCGGATCGGGTCTGACCCATCGCAAGCCCGAGACGTACGCCCGGCTGGCGACGCCACTCGGCTTCGTCGAGCGCCGCCACCTGGTCGAAGCGGTTCGGACGATCGCGTCCATCTATCGCGACTTCGGCGATCGCACCGATCGCCGCCACGCTCGCTTGAAGTACGTCGTGGAGGAGTGGGGGATCGACGTGTTCCGCGACGAGTTCGAGCGCCGCGCGGCGTTCCCACTCCAGCCCTGGGTCGACACGGCACCGCTACAGCATAGAGATTGGCTCGGGCCTCACGAGCAGGGCGACGGACGCTGGCTCTACGAGATCTGGCTTCCGAACGGCCGGATCATCGATGACGCGCGACATCGCTGGAAGACCGTGGTGAGAACGCTCGTCGAAGCGCTGCGTCCTTCGGTCGTCCTCACGCCCCAGCAGAACATTCTCCTCGCGAATCTGACGGAAGAGCAGGTTTCGCAAGTCGAGCGGGTTCTGCGCGCCTTCTCGCTCCCCCTGCCCGAGAGCCTGAGCTTCGTTCGCCGCCACTCGCTCGCTTGTCCGGCGATGCCGACCTGCGGTCTCGCCCTGGCCGAATCCGAGCGCGTTTCCGAGGATGTAGGTCTCGCGTTCGAGCGCGTCGTCGCGGATCTCGGCCTCGACGACACGCCGATCACTCTGCGGATGACCGGTTGTCCGAACGGCTGCGTGCGACCCTACAACGCCGACATCGGATTGGTCGGTCGCAAGCCGGGCCACTACGACGTGTTCATCGGCGGAACGCTCGAAGGGACGAGGCTGGGTGCGCTCCATGCAGCGAGCGTTCCGCAGGATGCGCTCGTCGATCGGGTGCGACCGCTGCTCGAGGACTGGGCCAAGCGTCGGCAGTCCAAGGAGGCACTCGGGGACTTCTACGAACGATGTTGGCGTGGAGCGGGTAGACGGGACCTCCTGACTGGGGAGAAGGCGGAGCCCGGGAGGACGCTCGCTTCGAAGCGGGAGAGTCCGGCGTGA
- a CDS encoding cyclodeaminase/cyclohydrolase family protein: MSQGIELYIMETPPRDAAEEIRRRCIDAARSGYEDALMSGLCREGAWEAAVSAIQRLDLERVSDDASAAGTPTDDASSNRELAEHCIDLARRFTRAGPPAAGSAAAVTGAIAAGLLEWAAGATEGRGQEAFRSRAGRIRGRAAALAASLASAAQEDASVVGSLVESRDRADPRSVLLDATESVLEVATGCSQVATLVAELTPHAQRTFRPDLEVALRLACSASQSALDLFETNRPGDEEGSEWLLSAKRRAWRVRLLLRRAAVGIRSSDWE, translated from the coding sequence GTGTCGCAAGGGATCGAGCTGTACATCATGGAGACCCCGCCTCGAGACGCTGCCGAGGAGATCCGACGGCGCTGCATCGACGCCGCACGGAGCGGCTACGAAGACGCGCTGATGAGCGGACTCTGCCGAGAGGGCGCGTGGGAGGCGGCCGTGAGCGCGATCCAGCGACTCGATCTCGAACGCGTCAGCGACGACGCGAGCGCGGCCGGTACGCCGACAGACGATGCGTCGAGCAATCGGGAGCTGGCCGAGCACTGCATCGACCTGGCTCGGAGGTTCACGCGCGCCGGGCCACCGGCAGCGGGCAGTGCGGCTGCGGTCACCGGCGCGATCGCAGCGGGCCTGCTGGAATGGGCGGCGGGCGCTACGGAAGGCCGTGGACAGGAGGCGTTCCGCTCCCGGGCGGGGAGAATCAGGGGCCGTGCTGCGGCACTCGCAGCTTCCCTTGCGTCGGCCGCACAGGAGGATGCCTCCGTGGTCGGGAGCCTCGTCGAATCGCGCGACCGCGCCGATCCTCGATCGGTGCTCCTCGACGCGACCGAGTCCGTGCTCGAGGTCGCAACAGGCTGCTCCCAGGTAGCGACGCTCGTCGCCGAGCTCACCCCTCATGCCCAACGGACGTTCCGTCCCGATCTGGAGGTGGCGCTACGGCTGGCCTGCAGCGCGAGTCAGAGCGCACTCGACTTGTTCGAAACGAATCGTCCAGGCGACGAGGAAGGATCCGAATGGCTCCTGAGCGCGAAACGACGAGCGTGGAGAGTTCGTCTCCTGCTCCGTCGAGCCGCCGTCGGCATCCGCTCCTCGGACTGGGAGTAG
- a CDS encoding antibiotic biosynthesis monooxygenase translates to MSDPAPNEAPLLVLAEFVFTPEGEAEFLRHRDRTLDETRGVEGCLQAVLWARPGRRYQFSTLWTHADAVTRWVENEFHKKVLMPGFRKWCTEGCFGEYVLDKDHARARKCSSCGRWTQGRPGWDESQPSACAKCEARIEGPSDASAI, encoded by the coding sequence ATGAGTGACCCTGCACCGAACGAGGCTCCCCTCCTCGTTCTCGCCGAGTTCGTCTTTACGCCCGAGGGCGAGGCCGAGTTCCTTCGCCATCGGGACCGAACGCTCGACGAAACCCGAGGCGTCGAAGGCTGCCTCCAGGCGGTCCTCTGGGCTCGACCCGGGCGCCGGTACCAGTTCTCGACGCTCTGGACCCACGCCGACGCGGTCACGCGCTGGGTCGAGAACGAGTTCCACAAGAAAGTCCTGATGCCGGGCTTTCGAAAGTGGTGCACCGAAGGCTGCTTCGGTGAATACGTGCTCGACAAAGACCACGCGCGTGCGCGGAAGTGCTCGAGCTGCGGGCGATGGACGCAGGGCCGACCAGGCTGGGACGAGTCTCAGCCGAGTGCTTGCGCAAAATGCGAGGCTCGGATCGAAGGGCCATCGGACGCGTCGGCGATCTGA
- a CDS encoding Rrf2 family transcriptional regulator, whose product MRLTRYSDYSLRVLMYLGVHTDHLATIDEIAKAYDISKAHLTKVVHELGRAGYLETVRGRGGGLRLARRPDEIGVGEVVRHAEGSLDLVECFDPDTNTCRLESACTLKGVLAEALDAFLETLDRYTLADLVARRKRTLVRLLTPS is encoded by the coding sequence ATGCGACTCACTCGATACAGCGACTACAGCTTGCGCGTGTTGATGTACCTGGGTGTCCACACGGACCATCTGGCGACGATCGACGAGATCGCGAAGGCCTACGACATCTCGAAGGCCCACCTCACGAAGGTCGTGCACGAGCTGGGACGTGCGGGCTACCTCGAGACGGTGCGTGGGCGCGGCGGGGGGCTTCGGCTCGCGAGGCGCCCCGACGAGATTGGCGTCGGGGAGGTCGTTCGGCACGCGGAAGGGAGCCTGGACCTCGTCGAGTGCTTCGATCCAGACACGAATACCTGCCGGCTCGAGTCGGCGTGCACGCTGAAGGGCGTCCTCGCGGAGGCGCTCGATGCCTTCCTCGAGACCCTCGATCGATACACCCTCGCCGATCTCGTGGCCCGGCGGAAGCGGACGCTCGTTCGTCTGCTGACGCCCTCGTGA
- a CDS encoding ATP-binding protein — protein MDPVSNPFAPGAGTPPPELAGRDDVREAVRIALERVRRGRSTKSVLMVGLRGVGKTVLLDRMRDDAEADGIHTVRLEAPESRSLPALLAPELRQALLRLSRLERAKTLAERALRALAGFAKALKVKYDDIEVGLDFEPEPGLADNGDLERDLQVLIEAAGEAAKSGDTALAIFIDELQYVEEEQLAALITALHRAAQRRLPIVLVGAGLPQLRGRMGRAKSYAERLFDFPEIGPLDEEAASAALSRPAEAEGAAFEPEALDAVLGKTRGYPYFLQEWGKHSWDAADESPITATDVEQASTTTIAALDESFFRVRFDRLTPSEKRYLRAMAELGPGPHRSGDIANELGRQVTSLGPTRGKLISKGMIWSPSHGDTAFTVPLFDEFMRRIMPGDDWRE, from the coding sequence ATGGACCCTGTCTCGAATCCGTTCGCCCCTGGCGCAGGCACGCCGCCGCCCGAACTCGCGGGTCGGGACGACGTTCGCGAGGCGGTTCGAATCGCGCTGGAGCGGGTCCGTCGCGGACGCTCGACGAAGAGCGTCTTGATGGTTGGACTCCGAGGAGTCGGGAAGACCGTCCTGCTCGACCGGATGCGCGACGACGCCGAGGCGGACGGCATCCACACGGTCCGGCTCGAAGCGCCGGAATCCCGCTCGCTCCCCGCCCTCCTCGCCCCGGAGCTCCGGCAAGCCCTCCTGCGACTCTCCAGGCTGGAACGTGCCAAGACTCTCGCAGAGCGGGCGCTTCGCGCGCTCGCCGGCTTCGCCAAGGCGCTCAAGGTCAAGTACGACGACATCGAGGTGGGCCTCGACTTCGAGCCCGAGCCGGGCCTCGCCGACAACGGCGACCTCGAACGCGACCTTCAGGTCCTGATCGAGGCCGCCGGCGAGGCCGCGAAATCCGGCGACACGGCGCTGGCCATCTTCATCGACGAGCTCCAGTACGTCGAGGAGGAGCAGCTCGCCGCCCTGATCACGGCACTCCATCGCGCCGCCCAGCGACGACTCCCCATCGTGCTCGTCGGCGCGGGCCTCCCACAGCTTCGGGGTCGCATGGGTCGGGCGAAGTCCTACGCGGAACGACTCTTCGACTTCCCCGAGATCGGACCGCTCGACGAAGAAGCCGCGAGCGCAGCACTCTCTAGGCCGGCCGAAGCCGAGGGCGCCGCGTTCGAGCCGGAAGCGCTCGACGCGGTTCTGGGGAAGACGCGGGGCTACCCGTACTTCCTCCAGGAGTGGGGGAAGCATTCCTGGGATGCCGCGGACGAGTCCCCCATCACCGCAACGGACGTGGAGCAGGCATCGACGACCACGATCGCGGCACTCGACGAGAGCTTCTTTCGCGTGCGCTTCGATCGCCTCACGCCGAGCGAGAAGAGGTACCTCCGTGCCATGGCGGAGCTCGGCCCCGGCCCGCACCGCTCGGGCGACATCGCAAACGAGCTCGGACGACAGGTCACGTCGCTCGGCCCTACTCGGGGCAAGCTGATCTCGAAGGGCATGATCTGGAGCCCGAGCCACGGAGATACGGCCTTCACCGTCCCCCTCTTCGACGAGTTCATGCGGCGCATCATGCCGGGCGACGATTGGCGGGAATGA
- a CDS encoding SEC-C metal-binding domain-containing protein, with protein sequence MSGGPRRNDPCPCGSGRKYKRCHLAEDEAGRGARTRAERLGTLGADLTNAICAYAHERFGERWDDPAFEIFFEPEDAFQLLVPYSAHHVPIEGRTAAEWFREAFEPELSADERACLDAEAASWLSLWQVIDGRPGDGLTLRDRLTGQVRDVIERTASRTLKEGESVLARLVELGDFVSINGLYPVALPETEAAEIERRTRAHLRRKRDVRVERLREPKTMRYLIRRVDEACEARLAGPTLVNNDGDPILFTTDHFEFETGADGEIARRLAALGGARDHEPGDDEDGADASEVFDFVGRGEVLVGQARVGDRRLRVDTNSVERADTLRGRIERSCGSLLRHLVREHGDPLSAAAVGGGSAEDQRDDEPSPERHALARAIKEQHYAEWLDVPVPALRGETPRGAVSTEDGRARVEALLADVERAEMSLPANERFDFGRLRRELGLGE encoded by the coding sequence ATGAGCGGCGGGCCGCGGCGCAACGATCCCTGCCCCTGCGGCAGCGGACGCAAGTACAAGCGGTGTCACCTCGCCGAGGACGAGGCCGGACGAGGCGCGCGCACCCGGGCCGAGCGGTTGGGCACGCTCGGAGCCGACCTCACCAACGCGATCTGCGCGTACGCGCACGAGCGATTCGGCGAGCGCTGGGACGACCCCGCGTTCGAGATCTTCTTCGAACCTGAAGATGCTTTCCAGCTCCTGGTGCCGTACTCCGCGCATCACGTTCCGATCGAGGGGCGCACGGCTGCCGAGTGGTTCCGCGAAGCGTTCGAGCCCGAGCTCTCGGCCGACGAGCGCGCCTGTCTCGACGCCGAGGCTGCGTCGTGGCTCTCGCTCTGGCAAGTCATCGACGGGCGGCCGGGCGACGGACTCACGTTGCGCGATCGACTGACCGGACAGGTTCGCGATGTCATCGAACGCACGGCGTCGCGGACCCTGAAGGAGGGCGAGAGCGTGCTCGCGCGGCTGGTCGAGCTCGGCGACTTCGTCTCGATCAACGGACTCTACCCCGTCGCCCTGCCCGAGACTGAGGCCGCGGAGATCGAGCGCCGCACCCGCGCGCACCTGCGGCGCAAGCGCGACGTCCGGGTCGAGCGCCTGCGCGAGCCCAAGACGATGCGCTACCTGATCCGCCGCGTCGACGAAGCGTGCGAGGCGCGGCTCGCGGGGCCAACGCTCGTCAACAACGATGGCGACCCGATCCTCTTCACTACGGACCACTTCGAGTTCGAGACGGGGGCAGACGGCGAGATCGCACGCCGGCTGGCGGCGCTCGGTGGCGCGCGCGACCACGAACCCGGCGACGATGAAGATGGCGCCGACGCCAGCGAAGTGTTCGACTTCGTCGGACGCGGCGAAGTACTCGTCGGACAGGCGCGCGTCGGCGACCGCCGTCTGCGCGTCGACACGAACTCCGTGGAGCGAGCTGACACTCTGCGCGGGCGGATCGAGCGTTCTTGTGGATCGCTGCTCCGCCACCTCGTCCGCGAGCACGGCGATCCACTCTCGGCGGCGGCGGTAGGAGGGGGCTCGGCGGAGGATCAGCGGGACGACGAGCCCAGCCCCGAAAGGCACGCGCTCGCGCGCGCCATCAAGGAGCAACACTACGCGGAATGGCTCGACGTGCCGGTTCCAGCGCTTCGGGGCGAGACGCCGCGAGGCGCGGTCTCGACGGAAGACGGCCGCGCGCGGGTCGAGGCCCTGCTCGCCGACGTCGAACGGGCCGAGATGTCGCTCCCTGCCAACGAGCGGTTCGACTTCGGGCGGCTGCGGCGCGAGTTGGGGCTTGGCGAATGA
- a CDS encoding helix-turn-helix domain-containing protein, translated as MAKSFKKLRDKMSPAARERVERRVRGTLLEMTLQELRQKVSGKTQAELLDVTQGAISQLEGRHDILLSRLAKYVHALGGDLDLVARYPDADVRIIQFDENDEETVATGT; from the coding sequence ATGGCAAAGTCCTTCAAGAAGCTACGCGACAAGATGAGCCCCGCGGCCCGCGAGCGCGTCGAACGACGCGTGCGTGGGACGCTTCTCGAAATGACGCTTCAGGAGCTTCGACAGAAAGTCTCGGGAAAGACGCAGGCCGAGCTCCTGGATGTGACCCAGGGCGCCATCTCCCAGCTCGAGGGTCGCCACGACATTCTTCTCAGTCGACTGGCGAAGTACGTACACGCCCTGGGCGGCGATCTCGACCTCGTCGCCCGCTATCCGGACGCCGACGTCCGGATCATCCAGTTCGACGAGAACGACGAGGAGACGGTGGCGACAGGGACCTGA